The Brassica napus cultivar Da-Ae chromosome C7, Da-Ae, whole genome shotgun sequence genome has a segment encoding these proteins:
- the LOC125590162 gene encoding dynamin-related protein 3A-like isoform X1 has translation MAVEQVTDDSPPSSTPKASPLGSSVIPIVNKLQDIFAQLGSHSSIELPQVAVVGSQSSGKSSVLEALVGRDFLPRGNDICTRRPLVLQLVQTKSKSSGGSSDDEWGEFLHLPSNHRIYDFSEIRREIEAETNRLAGGNKGVKDKQIRLKIFSPNVLDITLVDLPGITKVPVGDQPTDIEARIRTMILSYIKQPSCLILAVTPANSDLANSDALQIAGNADPDGHRTIGVITKLDIMDKGTDARNLLLGKVVPLRLGYVGVVNRCQEDILLNRSVKDALTAEEKFFQSRPAYHGLADRVGIPQLAKKLNQILVQHIKALLPDLKSRISNALVATAKEHQSYGEITESRAGQGALLLNFLSKYCEAYSSLLEGKSEEMSTSELSGGARIHHIFQSIFVKSLEEVDPCEDLTDDDIRTAIQNATGPRSALFVPAVPFEVLVRRQISRLLDPSLQCARFIFDELIKISHKCMMNELQRFPVLRKRMDEVIGDFLRGGLEPSEAMIGDLIDMEMDYINTSHPNFIGGTKAVEAAMQHVKSSRIPHPVARPKQDTVEPDRTSSQVKSRSFLGRQANGIVVDQGVVSADAEKAAPAANASESRWGIPSIFRGSNNQGATKENILNKPFSEDVEDTSQNNSSMIYLKEPPAVLRPSETHTEQEDIEIQITKLLLKSYYDIVRKNIEDLVPKAIMHFLVNHTKRELHNVFIKKLYRENLFEEMLQEPDEIAGKRKRTQETLHILQQAYRTLDELPLEAGSVSNGGTDTTGVSKYLDLPTSSSMYSMSSSPYSASPGNGRRYRRAGDQHQNGYGF, from the exons ATGGCCGTTGAACAAGTAACCGACGACTCTCCTCCCTCTTCCACTCCCAAAGCCTCGCCTTTAGGATCCTCCGTGATTCCCATCGTCAACAAGCTTCAAGACATATTCGCTCAGCTCGGAAGCCACTCTTCGATCGAGCTTCCTCAGGTAGCCGTCGTCGGGAGCCAGAGCAGCGGCAAGTCCAGCGTCCTCGAAGCTCTCGTCGGCAGAGACTTTCTCCCTCGCGGCAACGACATCTGCACTCGCCGACCTCTCGTCCTCCAGCTAGTCCAGACCAAAAGCAAGTCTAGTGGAGGATCATCCGACGACGAGTGGGGAGAGTTCCTCCACTTGCCTAGCAACCATCGTATCTACGACTTCTCAGAGATTCGCCGCGAAATTGAG gCTGAGACGAATAGGTTAGCAGGAGGGAACAAAGGTGTTAAGGACAAGCAGATTCGTTTGAAGATATTTTCTCCCAATGTGTTGGATATCACGCTTGTTGATCTTCCTGGGATCACTAAGGTGCCTGTGGGTGACCAGCCGACTGATATTGAAGCGCGTATTAGGACCATGATCTTGTCTTATATCAAGCAGCCTAGCTGTTTGATACTGGCTGTTACTCCTGCTAATTCGGATTTGGCGAACTCGGATGCGCTTCAGATTGCAGGGAACGCTGATCCTGATG GTCACAGAACTATAGGTGTTATCACAAAG TTGGATATCATGGACAAAGGTACAGATGCTCGTAATCTACTGCTTGGAAAAGTTGTGCCTTTACGACTTGGATATGTGGGAGTCGTAAACCGTTGTCAGGAG GATATTTTACTAAACCGTTCAGTCAAGGATGCACTAACCGCAGAAGAGAAGTTCTTCCAGAGTCGTCCA GCTTATCATGGCCTTGCTGATCGTGTGGGTATCCCTCAGCTAGCTAAGAAGCTAAATCAG ATTCTTGTTCAGCATATCAAGGCTCTGCTTCCTGATTTGAAATCGCGTATAAGTAATGCTTTGGTCGCTACAGCTAAGGAGCATCAAAGCTATGGTGAAATTACAGAGTCCAGG GCTGGTCAAGGAGCTCTTCTCCTCAACTTTCTTTCAAAATACTGTGAAG CATACTCTTCATTGTTGGAAGGGAAAAGTGAAGAAATGTCTACATCCGAGCTCTCCGGAGGAGCAAGAATTCACCATATTTTCCAATCAATCTTTGTTAAGAGTTTGGAG GAGGTTGATCCGTGCGAAGACTTGACAGATGATGATATTCGGACTGCGATCCAGAATGCAACTGGTCCAAGATCCGCATTATTTGTTCCGGCC GTtccatttgaagttcttgtAAGGAGGCAGATATCTCGTTTGTTAGATCCTAGCCTGCAGTGTGCCAGGTTCATTTTTGATGAGCTCATAAAG ATTAGCCATAAATGTATGATGAATGAGTTGCAGCGCTTCCCTGTCCTGAGAAAGCGAATGGATGAGGTTATAGGGGATTTCCTGCGAGGAGGTCTTGAACCCTCAGAAGCAATGATCGGGGATCTCATTGATATGGAG ATGGATTACATAAACACTTCACATCCAAATTTTATTGGTGGAACCAAGGCCGTGGAGGCTGCAATGCAACATGTGAAGTCTTCTAGGATTCCCCATCCTGTGGCACGACCAAAG CAGGATACAGTGGAGCCTGATAGAACATCTTCTCAGGTGAAGTCTCGATCTTTTCTCGGAAGACAAGCTAATGGAATTGTTGTGGATCAG GGAGTTGTCTCTGCAGATGCTGAAAAAGCTGCACCAGCTG CAAATGCAAGTGAATCAAGGTGGGGCATTCCTTCCATTTTCCGAGGGAGTAATAACCAGGGAGCCACCAAAGAAAACATCTTAAACAAACCGTTCAGTGAAGATGTTGAGGATACGTCTCAGAACAACTCATCGATGATCTACCTAAAGGAG CCCCCGGCTGTCTTGAGGCCATCCGAAACCCATACAGAACAGGAAGATATTGAAATTCAGATAACAAAGCTGTTACTTAAATCATACTATGACATTGTGAGGAAGAATATTGAGGACTTAGTACCAAAAGCAATCATGCATTTCCTG GTAAACCACACGAAACGTGAGCTGCACAATGTCTTCATCAAGAAGCTTTACAG GGAGAACTTGTTTGAAGAAATGCTGCAAGAGCCAGATGAGATAGCAGGTAAGAGGAAACGCACTCAGGAGACTCTCCACATTCTTCAGCAAGCTTACAGG ACACTAGACGAGTTGCCTTTGGAAGCAGGATCAGTCTCCAATGGTGGTACCGATACAACAGGCGTGTCGAAATATCTGGACTTGCCGACATCTTCTTCGATGTATTCAATGAGCAGTTCACCATACTCAGCATCTCCAGGTAATGGAAGAAGATACAGAAGAGCAGGAGATCAACACCAAAACGGATATGGATTCTGA
- the LOC125590164 gene encoding L-galactose dehydrogenase has translation MSIPQAKMELRPLGNTGLKVSSVGFGASPLGSVFGPVAEVDAVATVREAFRQGINFFDTSPYYGGTLSEKMLGKGLKALQVPRSDYIVATKCGRYEEGFDFSAERVTKSIDESLERLQLDYVDILHCHDIEFGSLDQIVSETIPALQKLKREGKTRFIGITGLPLDIFTYVLDRVPPGTVDVILSYCHYGVNDSTLVDLIPYLKGKGVGVISASPLAMGLLTEQGGPEWHPASPELKSACKAAAAHCKSKGKKITKLALQYSLANKEISSVLVGMSSVSQVEENVAAVRELEDLGMDQETLSEVEAILEPVKNQTWPSGVDQK, from the exons ATGTCGATTCCTCAGGCCAAGATGGAGCTTCGTCCTCTGGGAAACACAGGCCTCAAAGTTAGCTCAGTTGGCTTCGGCGCCTCTCCGCTCGGAAGCGTCTTCGGTCCAGTCGCCGAAGTTGATGCCGTCGCCACCGTACGCGAAGCGTTCCGACAAGGCATTAACTTCTTCGACACTTCCCC GTATTATGGAGGAACACTATCGGAGAAGATGCTTGGTAAAGGACTCAAGGCACTACAAGTCCCTAGAAGCGACTACATTGTTGCAACCAAGTGTGGACGTTACGAAGAAGGTTTCGACTTCAGCGCCGAGAGAGTAACAAAGAGCATCGACGAGAGCTTGGAGAGGCTTCAGCTAGACTACGTTGACATACTTCATTGCCACGACATTGAGTTCGGGTCTCTTGACCAG ATTGTGAGTGAAACGATCCCTGCGCTCCAGAAACTGAAACGTGAAGGGAAGACACGGTTCATCGGTATCACTGGTCTCCCGTTGGATATTTTCACTTATGTTCTTGATCGAGTGCCTCCAGGGACGGTCGATGTGATACTATCGTACTGCCATTACGGTGTGAATGATTCGACGTTGGTGGATTTGATACCTTACTTGAAAGGGAAAGGTGTGGGTGTGATTAGTGCTTCTCCGTTAGCAATGGGTCTTCTTACGGAACAAGGTGGTCCTGAATGGCATCCTGCTTCCCCTGAGCTCAAG TCTGCTTGCAAAGCCGCTGCTGCTCATTGTAAATCAAAGGGTAAGAAGATCACAAAGTTGGCGTTGCAGTACAGTTTGGCAAACAAGGAGATTTCATCAGTGTTGGTTGGAATGAGCTCTGTCTCACAG GTAGAAGAAAATGTTGCAGCAGTTAGAGAGCTTGAAGATTTGGGTATGGATCAAGAAACTCTCTCTGAGGTTGAAGCTATTCTCGAGCCTGTCAAGAATCAGACATGGCCAAGTGGAGTCGATCAGAAGTAG
- the LOC125590170 gene encoding pathogenesis-related protein 1-like, with translation MFRKVSIESLLLLLLINYLTQIDVSFAQYSQYSQSHDSPDNYLRPHNVARALVRVNPLRWDFGLATVAQDYANQLAAGPCSLEHSSGPYGENLAMGSGDMSAAQAVAMWIDEKSYYDYYSNSCHGSACGHYTQVVWRGSARLGCGKGMCANGASIIVCNYDPAGNYIGTKPY, from the coding sequence ATGTTTCGTAAGGTCTCTATAGAATCCTTGCTTCTCTTACTTCTCATCAACTACTTGACTCAAATCGATGTTTCTTTCGCACAATATTCTCAGTATTCGCAGTCCCATGACTCTCCTGACAACTACCTCAGACCACACAACGTAGCCCGAGCCTTGGTCAGAGTCAATCCTCTACGATGGGACTTCGGCCTAGCCACTGTGGCTCAGGACTACGCAAACCAACTAGCAGCCGGTCCATGCAGCCTCGAGCATTCATCTGGACCATATGGAGAGAACCTTGCAATGGGCAGCGGAGACATGTCAGCGGCTCAGGCTGTTGCGATGTGGATAGATGAAAAGTCGTATTATGACTATTACTCAAACTCGTGCCACGGATCGGCTTGTGGGCACTACACGCAGGTCGTGTGGCGTGGCTCTGCTCGGCTCGGTTGTGGTAAGGGTATGTGTGCCAATGGTGCAAGCATTATCGTGTGTAACTATGACCCTGCGGGCAATTATATTGGAACTAAACCATATTGA
- the LOC106444785 gene encoding pathogenesis-related protein 1, whose amino-acid sequence MKISSQTLVFVTIALVLAFAVPLKAQDSQQDYLDVHNRARRAVGVAPIRWHADVAAYARQYALRMRGDCRLIHSGGRYGENLAGSTGDLSGADAVRLWVNEKNDYFYNSNTCRSGKACGHYTQVVWRNSVWVGCAKVRCNSGGTFIICSYDPPGNVRGRWPY is encoded by the coding sequence ATGAAGATTTCTTCTCAAACCCTAGTATTCGTGACTATAGCACTTGTTTTAGCTTTTGCAGTTCCTCTGAAAGCCCAAGACAGTCAACAAGATTATCTCGATGTGCACAACCGTGCTCGTCGTGCTGTTGGTGTGGCTCCGATAAGATGGCATGCGGATGTGGCGGCATACGCCCGACAATATGCTCTGCGAATGCGGGGGGACTGTCGTCTCATTCATTCAGGCGGGCGTTACGGCGAAAACTTGGCAGGAAGCACTGGTGATCTGTCTGGAGCTGACGCAGTGAGGTTGTGGGTCAACGAGAAGAACGACTACTTCTACAATTCGAACACTTGTCGTTCCGGAAAAGCATGTGGTCACTATACGCAAGTTGTGTGGAGAAACTCGGTGTGGGTTGGATGCGCCAAAGTTAGGTGTAACAGTGGTGGCACTTTCATCATTTGCAGCTATGATCCTCCTGGTAATGTTAGGGGCCGTTGGCCTTactaa
- the LOC125590162 gene encoding dynamin-related protein 3A-like isoform X2, translating into MAVEQVTDDSPPSSTPKASPLGSSVIPIVNKLQDIFAQLGSHSSIELPQVAVVGSQSSGKSSVLEALVGRDFLPRGNDICTRRPLVLQLVQTKSKSSGGSSDDEWGEFLHLPSNHRIYDFSEIRREIEAETNRLAGGNKGVKDKQIRLKIFSPNVLDITLVDLPGITKVPVGDQPTDIEARIRTMILSYIKQPSCLILAVTPANSDLANSDALQIAGNADPDGHRTIGVITKLDIMDKGTDARNLLLGKVVPLRLGYVGVVNRCQEDILLNRSVKDALTAEEKFFQSRPAYHGLADRVGIPQLAKKLNQILVQHIKALLPDLKSRISNALVATAKEHQSYGEITESRAGQGALLLNFLSKYCEAYSSLLEGKSEEMSTSELSGGARIHHIFQSIFVKSLEEVDPCEDLTDDDIRTAIQNATGPRSALFVPAVPFEVLVRRQISRLLDPSLQCARFIFDELIKISHKCMMNELQRFPVLRKRMDEVIGDFLRGGLEPSEAMIGDLIDMEMDYINTSHPNFIGGTKAVEAAMQHVKSSRIPHPVARPKDTVEPDRTSSQVKSRSFLGRQANGIVVDQGVVSADAEKAAPAANASESRWGIPSIFRGSNNQGATKENILNKPFSEDVEDTSQNNSSMIYLKEPPAVLRPSETHTEQEDIEIQITKLLLKSYYDIVRKNIEDLVPKAIMHFLVNHTKRELHNVFIKKLYRENLFEEMLQEPDEIAGKRKRTQETLHILQQAYRTLDELPLEAGSVSNGGTDTTGVSKYLDLPTSSSMYSMSSSPYSASPGNGRRYRRAGDQHQNGYGF; encoded by the exons ATGGCCGTTGAACAAGTAACCGACGACTCTCCTCCCTCTTCCACTCCCAAAGCCTCGCCTTTAGGATCCTCCGTGATTCCCATCGTCAACAAGCTTCAAGACATATTCGCTCAGCTCGGAAGCCACTCTTCGATCGAGCTTCCTCAGGTAGCCGTCGTCGGGAGCCAGAGCAGCGGCAAGTCCAGCGTCCTCGAAGCTCTCGTCGGCAGAGACTTTCTCCCTCGCGGCAACGACATCTGCACTCGCCGACCTCTCGTCCTCCAGCTAGTCCAGACCAAAAGCAAGTCTAGTGGAGGATCATCCGACGACGAGTGGGGAGAGTTCCTCCACTTGCCTAGCAACCATCGTATCTACGACTTCTCAGAGATTCGCCGCGAAATTGAG gCTGAGACGAATAGGTTAGCAGGAGGGAACAAAGGTGTTAAGGACAAGCAGATTCGTTTGAAGATATTTTCTCCCAATGTGTTGGATATCACGCTTGTTGATCTTCCTGGGATCACTAAGGTGCCTGTGGGTGACCAGCCGACTGATATTGAAGCGCGTATTAGGACCATGATCTTGTCTTATATCAAGCAGCCTAGCTGTTTGATACTGGCTGTTACTCCTGCTAATTCGGATTTGGCGAACTCGGATGCGCTTCAGATTGCAGGGAACGCTGATCCTGATG GTCACAGAACTATAGGTGTTATCACAAAG TTGGATATCATGGACAAAGGTACAGATGCTCGTAATCTACTGCTTGGAAAAGTTGTGCCTTTACGACTTGGATATGTGGGAGTCGTAAACCGTTGTCAGGAG GATATTTTACTAAACCGTTCAGTCAAGGATGCACTAACCGCAGAAGAGAAGTTCTTCCAGAGTCGTCCA GCTTATCATGGCCTTGCTGATCGTGTGGGTATCCCTCAGCTAGCTAAGAAGCTAAATCAG ATTCTTGTTCAGCATATCAAGGCTCTGCTTCCTGATTTGAAATCGCGTATAAGTAATGCTTTGGTCGCTACAGCTAAGGAGCATCAAAGCTATGGTGAAATTACAGAGTCCAGG GCTGGTCAAGGAGCTCTTCTCCTCAACTTTCTTTCAAAATACTGTGAAG CATACTCTTCATTGTTGGAAGGGAAAAGTGAAGAAATGTCTACATCCGAGCTCTCCGGAGGAGCAAGAATTCACCATATTTTCCAATCAATCTTTGTTAAGAGTTTGGAG GAGGTTGATCCGTGCGAAGACTTGACAGATGATGATATTCGGACTGCGATCCAGAATGCAACTGGTCCAAGATCCGCATTATTTGTTCCGGCC GTtccatttgaagttcttgtAAGGAGGCAGATATCTCGTTTGTTAGATCCTAGCCTGCAGTGTGCCAGGTTCATTTTTGATGAGCTCATAAAG ATTAGCCATAAATGTATGATGAATGAGTTGCAGCGCTTCCCTGTCCTGAGAAAGCGAATGGATGAGGTTATAGGGGATTTCCTGCGAGGAGGTCTTGAACCCTCAGAAGCAATGATCGGGGATCTCATTGATATGGAG ATGGATTACATAAACACTTCACATCCAAATTTTATTGGTGGAACCAAGGCCGTGGAGGCTGCAATGCAACATGTGAAGTCTTCTAGGATTCCCCATCCTGTGGCACGACCAAAG GATACAGTGGAGCCTGATAGAACATCTTCTCAGGTGAAGTCTCGATCTTTTCTCGGAAGACAAGCTAATGGAATTGTTGTGGATCAG GGAGTTGTCTCTGCAGATGCTGAAAAAGCTGCACCAGCTG CAAATGCAAGTGAATCAAGGTGGGGCATTCCTTCCATTTTCCGAGGGAGTAATAACCAGGGAGCCACCAAAGAAAACATCTTAAACAAACCGTTCAGTGAAGATGTTGAGGATACGTCTCAGAACAACTCATCGATGATCTACCTAAAGGAG CCCCCGGCTGTCTTGAGGCCATCCGAAACCCATACAGAACAGGAAGATATTGAAATTCAGATAACAAAGCTGTTACTTAAATCATACTATGACATTGTGAGGAAGAATATTGAGGACTTAGTACCAAAAGCAATCATGCATTTCCTG GTAAACCACACGAAACGTGAGCTGCACAATGTCTTCATCAAGAAGCTTTACAG GGAGAACTTGTTTGAAGAAATGCTGCAAGAGCCAGATGAGATAGCAGGTAAGAGGAAACGCACTCAGGAGACTCTCCACATTCTTCAGCAAGCTTACAGG ACACTAGACGAGTTGCCTTTGGAAGCAGGATCAGTCTCCAATGGTGGTACCGATACAACAGGCGTGTCGAAATATCTGGACTTGCCGACATCTTCTTCGATGTATTCAATGAGCAGTTCACCATACTCAGCATCTCCAGGTAATGGAAGAAGATACAGAAGAGCAGGAGATCAACACCAAAACGGATATGGATTCTGA
- the LOC125590163 gene encoding protein EXECUTER 1, chloroplastic-like, whose amino-acid sequence MTSLSTPPSQSLAFSPAATSSRLTPAKRPFYPHRLSDPTSLCRCSSGGNPSSSSDDDGNPRWDAAIQDVLKSAIKRFDSVMSWYGNQEKDAGDGVVSGGNVKREEESDWDWERWKKHFEHVDDQDRLLSVLKSQLNGAVKREDYEDAARLKVAIAAASANDSVGRVMSSFNRAVLEERYKDAVYLRDKAGAGLVGWWSGIAEDVKDPFGLIVQITAEHGRYVARSYNPRQLSTSAAGAPLFEIFLTLDAKGNYKKQAVYLKWKEIFADVPTIPTRSPNTPRLLTPPVWKEDTGNLAVEPSDDEEESDNSDDDSDLLDESSGFQTFLQDMIPGVKVKVMKVNSPGKVDKDFISKVIEQIADDEESDFDIEDIVVEEETKAETETDEKGADIELESVTDEVIDSNGVKEIAVKFVISDIVGRLSGHQPLKESLRSPANLESVEKSSFHLRLEKDLNVQQESKGVEGTLVDGKGNRQSRRRIDNIMVDLAKSIEKEKKISVKMLKEVGELLSLTLSQAQNRQQLSGLTRFRRIDVTPSLDPLNGLYIGAHGLNTSEVIHLKRKFGQWKGGKESKKSKDIEFYEYVEAVKLTGDPYVPAGKVAFRAKIGRRYELPHRGLIPEEFGVIARYKGQGRLADPGFRNPRWVDGELVILDGKYVKGGPVVGFVYWAPEYHFVMFFNRLKLQA is encoded by the exons ATGACTTCCTTATCTACGCCTCCGTCACAAAGCCTCGCCTTCTCCCCCGCCGCCACGTCATCTAGACTCACTCCCGCCAAAAGACCGTTTTACCCTCACCGTCTCTCCGATCCTACCTCCCTCTGCCGTTGTTCCTCCGGTGGCAATCCATCATCCTCCTCCGATGATGATGGTAATCCTAGATGGGACGCTGCGATTCAGGATGTTCTCAAGAGCGCCATCAAACGGTTTGATTCGGTTATGAGCTGGTACGGCAATCAGGAGAAGGATGCTGGAGACGGCGTCGTTTCCGGTGGGAATGTCAAGAGAGAGGAGGAAAGTGATTGGGATTGGGAGCGGTGGAAGAAGCATTTTGAACATGTTGATGATCAAGACCGTCTTCTCTCCGTCCTAAAG TCTCAATTGAATGGAGCCGTTAAACGAGAAGATTACGAAGATGCTGCGAGGCTCAAGGTGGCTATTGCAGCTGCATCTGCAAACGACTCTGTTGGCAGAGTCATGTCCAGCTTCAAT AGAGCTGTTCTTGAAGAGCGTTACAAGGATGCAGTATACTTGCGAGACAAAGCTGGCGCTGGGTTG GTAGGGTGGTGGTCCGGTATTGCGGAAGATGTCAAAGATCCTTTTGGTCTTATTGTTCAAATCACCGCAGAGCATGGAAGATATGTGGCAAGAAGTTATAATCCTCG GCAACTTAGTACATCTGCTGCGGGTGCTCCTCTTTTTGAAATCTTTCTCACACTCGATGCAAAAGGCAACTACAAAAAACAG GCAGTGTACCTAAAATGGAAGGAGATTTTTGCAGACGTTCCAACTATACCTACAAGAAGTCCGAATACTCCCAGGCTTTTGACTCCGCCTGTATGGAAGGAAGATACAGGTAATCTTGCCGTCGAGCCtagtgatgatgaagaagagagtgaCAACTCAGACGACGATTCTGATCTCCTTGATGAATCTTCTGGTTTCCAGACTTTCCTGCAAGATATGATCCCTGGTGTCAAAGTCAAGGTCATGAAAGTGAACTCCCCTGGAAAGGTGGACAAAGATTTCATCTCTAAAGTTATTGAGCAGATAGCTGATGATGAAGAGAGTGATTTTGATATAGAAGATATAGTTGTGGAAGAAGAAACTAAGGCTGAAACTGAAACAGATGAAAAAGGCGCTGATATTGAATTGGAATCTGTGACAGATGAAGTCATTGACAGCAACGGAGTGAAGGAAATAGCAGTTAAGTTTGTGATAAGTGACATTGTTGGTAGACTTTCTGGACACCAACCTCTTAAAGAGTCACTTAGATCCCCTGCCAATCTTGAATCTGTGGAGAAGTCTTCGTTTCATCTTCGGTTAGAGAAGGATTTAAACGTACAACAAGAGTCCAAAGGTGTGGAAGGTACATTAGTTGATGGGAAAGGTAACCGCCAAAGTAGACGCAGGATTGATAACATTATGGTTGATCTGGCCAAATCCattgagaaagagaagaagatttcTGTCAAG ATGCTTAAGGAGGTTGGGGAGCTGTTAAGCCTCACTCTCAGCCAGGCTCAGAACCGTCAACAGTTGTCTGGTTTGACGAGATTCCGTCGCATTGATGTGACACCATCGCTAGATCCTCTAAATG GGCTATATATTGGCGCACATGGGCTTAATACATCAGAAGTGATTCATTTAAAACGCAAATTTGGCCAGTGGAAAGGTGGAAAGGAGTCTAAGAAGTCAAAGGATATTGAATTTTATGAATATGTTGAAGCTGTGAAACTAACTGGAGATCCTTATGTGCCTGCTGGGAAG GTAGCCTTTCGCGCAAAGATTGGTAGACGTTATGAGCTTCCACATAGAGGTCTCATCCCTGAAGAATTTGGAGTG ATTGCTAGATACAAAGGACAAGGTAGGCTTGCTGATCCTGGATTTCGTAATCCAAGATGGGTGGACGGCGAGCTTGTTATCCTGGATGGCAAG TATGTTAAAGGAGGACCTGTCGTTGGATTTGTCTATTGGGCACCTGAATATCACTTTGTTATGTTCTTCAACCGCCTGAAGCTTCAAGCCTAG